From Homalodisca vitripennis isolate AUS2020 chromosome 1, UT_GWSS_2.1, whole genome shotgun sequence, the proteins below share one genomic window:
- the LOC124353047 gene encoding uncharacterized protein LOC124353047 isoform X2 yields the protein MVKRFFEINLDDKGNIITSEDTKNYKVFRNNFLNIYKMRQFFDRHFGKYPVIFIDYKPLNKVVTVEQMLAVFFREVMSDTFSPHKYLLNDPYLWQVNRTLSWIDRDKFERFVNSELNKKLTETDIRTGFSFLCKLLHKRYETRVVVLVDNFDSFVDSPLYAQNSDIFHLMSAVNCDLLRCESVGRSVVTGLIRGSGPTVAVGELLPANIGVARQVRPYFGLSGSELGELLVPIISDPEAREKAIGRIVHSYSGYSVATFQVGEDGSGQLLDSQTCSVWSVIKYMEKELAVENFSSMV from the coding sequence ATGGTCAAACGTTTCTTCGAAATCAATCTTGACGACAAGGGTAATATTATAACGAGTGAAGATACGAAAAACTACAAGGTATTTAGAAATAACTTTTTGAACATTTACAAAATGAGGCAGTTTTTCGACAGACACTTTGGCAAATATCCCGTCATTTTTATAGACTACAAACCACTCAACAAGGTCGTTACTGTGGAACAGATGTTGGCAGTCTTCTTCAGGGAAGTGATGTCAGATACCTTTTCTCCACACAAGTACTTATTGAACGATCCTTACCTGTGGCAAGTTAATAGAACTTTAAGTTGGATAGACAGAGATAAGTTTGAACGGTTCGTAAATTCCGAACTGAATAAGAAGTTGACGGAAACTGACATAAGAACTGGATTCAGTTTCCTGTGTAAACTTCTGCACAAGCGATACGAGACGCGGGTGGTGGTATTGGTCGATAACTTCGACAGTTTCGTGGATAGTCCCTTGTACGCACAGAACTCCGACATATTCCACCTGATGAGTGCGGTGAACTGTGATTTACTGCGATGTGAGAGTGTAGGGCGATCTGTGGTGACGGGGTTGATACGGGGTTCAGGTCCGACGGTAGCAGTAGGGGAGCTCCTGCCCGCTAACATCGGGGTGGCACGTCAGGTGAGGCCGTACTTTGGGTTGAGTGGTTCCGAACTGGGGGAGCTTTTGGTTCCGATCATCAGCGACCCTGAGGCAAGGGAGAAGGCCATCGGTAGAATAGTCCACAGTTACAGCGGTTACAGTGTAGCCACGTTCCAGGTAGGAGAGGACGGCAGTGGACAACTATTGGACTCTCAGACCTGCAGCGTGTGGTCGGTCATCAAGTACATGGAGAAAGAACTGGCTGTAGAGAACTTTAGCTCTATGGTATGA
- the LOC124353047 gene encoding uncharacterized protein LOC124353047 isoform X1 has protein sequence MVIYIRRRGYVSNNMKTGIVSLMLLVPITMQESSYSQEELTENIHIYEGADFEEVTKTTLFVDKSLLIKRIFDNVKHGSGILIQTPSKFGKSTNLNMVKRFFEINLDDKGNIITSEDTKNYKVFRNNFLNIYKMRQFFDRHFGKYPVIFIDYKPLNKVVTVEQMLAVFFREVMSDTFSPHKYLLNDPYLWQVNRTLSWIDRDKFERFVNSELNKKLTETDIRTGFSFLCKLLHKRYETRVVVLVDNFDSFVDSPLYAQNSDIFHLMSAVNCDLLRCESVGRSVVTGLIRGSGPTVAVGELLPANIGVARQVRPYFGLSGSELGELLVPIISDPEAREKAIGRIVHSYSGYSVATFQVGEDGSGQLLDSQTCSVWSVIKYMEKELAVENFSSMV, from the coding sequence GAATTAACagaaaacatacatatttatgaGGGAGCTGACTTTGAAGAGGTGACCAAAACGACGTTGTTTGTCGATAAATCACTTCTTATTAAGAGAATATTTGACAATGTAAAACACGGCTCAGGAATATTAATACAAACACCCAGCAAGTTTGGAAAATCTACCAACTTAAATATGGTCAAACGTTTCTTCGAAATCAATCTTGACGACAAGGGTAATATTATAACGAGTGAAGATACGAAAAACTACAAGGTATTTAGAAATAACTTTTTGAACATTTACAAAATGAGGCAGTTTTTCGACAGACACTTTGGCAAATATCCCGTCATTTTTATAGACTACAAACCACTCAACAAGGTCGTTACTGTGGAACAGATGTTGGCAGTCTTCTTCAGGGAAGTGATGTCAGATACCTTTTCTCCACACAAGTACTTATTGAACGATCCTTACCTGTGGCAAGTTAATAGAACTTTAAGTTGGATAGACAGAGATAAGTTTGAACGGTTCGTAAATTCCGAACTGAATAAGAAGTTGACGGAAACTGACATAAGAACTGGATTCAGTTTCCTGTGTAAACTTCTGCACAAGCGATACGAGACGCGGGTGGTGGTATTGGTCGATAACTTCGACAGTTTCGTGGATAGTCCCTTGTACGCACAGAACTCCGACATATTCCACCTGATGAGTGCGGTGAACTGTGATTTACTGCGATGTGAGAGTGTAGGGCGATCTGTGGTGACGGGGTTGATACGGGGTTCAGGTCCGACGGTAGCAGTAGGGGAGCTCCTGCCCGCTAACATCGGGGTGGCACGTCAGGTGAGGCCGTACTTTGGGTTGAGTGGTTCCGAACTGGGGGAGCTTTTGGTTCCGATCATCAGCGACCCTGAGGCAAGGGAGAAGGCCATCGGTAGAATAGTCCACAGTTACAGCGGTTACAGTGTAGCCACGTTCCAGGTAGGAGAGGACGGCAGTGGACAACTATTGGACTCTCAGACCTGCAGCGTGTGGTCGGTCATCAAGTACATGGAGAAAGAACTGGCTGTAGAGAACTTTAGCTCTATGGTATGA